A single window of Dermacentor albipictus isolate Rhodes 1998 colony chromosome 1, USDA_Dalb.pri_finalv2, whole genome shotgun sequence DNA harbors:
- the LOC135908815 gene encoding putative nuclease HARBI1, producing MALTCPDSQNIALVLLLRRLRQKRKRTMYIRELFDKRPQPSDYHHLVQELRQVDHEYHFLYRRMTKAKFDHLLSLVYERILHAPNHTRPIRPAERLAVTLRFLATGASMQDIAMSYCMHATMVAGILKETLPAIWDCLSPLVLKPPTAAHWDKIRKGYSLKWNFPNVVGSIDGKHFTIQCPDKSGSDYYNYKGFYSIVLLAVVDADYRFTLVEVGAQGKISDGAFFNESSIRDVFERGGMELPTTAVNGWPVFMCC from the exons atggcgttaacttgtcccgacagccagaacatcgcactcgtATTGCTACTACGTAGACTACGTCagaaacggaagcggaccatgtacatACGagagctattcgacaagcgccctcaacccAGCGACTACCACCACCTCGTACAGGAGCTGCGCCAAGTGGACCATGAGTACCACTTTCTTTA TCGCAGAATGACAAAGGCGAAGTTCGATCACCTGTTGAGCCTTGTGTACGAGAGAATACTGCATGCACCTAACCACACGAGACCGATACGCCCTGCCGAAAGGCTGGCAGTGACGTTAAG GTTTCTGGCAACAGGCGCCTCAATGCAAGACATCGCAATGAGCTACTGCAtgcatgcaacaatggttgctggGATTTTAAAAGAAACGCTCCCGGCGATATGGGACTGTCTATCACCGCTCGTCCTTAAGCCCCCAACAGCTGCTCATTGGGATAAAATTCGCAAAGGATACAGCTTAAAGTGGAATTTTCCAAATGTAGTCGGAAGCATAGACGGCAAGCATTTTACGATTCAGTGCCCAGATAAGAGTGGGTCAGATTATTATAACTATAAAGGTTTCTATTCTATCGTTCTGCTTGCCGTGGTTGATGCCGACTACCGGTTTACTCTCGTCGAGGTCGGGGCCCAAGGAAAGATTTCAGATGGTGCTTTCTTTAATGAAAGCTCCATTAGGGATGTTTTTGAGCGTGGAGGTATGGAGCTACCCACGACAGCAGTCAATGGATGGCCTGTTTTTATG TGCTGCTAA